The nucleotide window GGACCGGATCGTGCGGCTCTTCCTCACCGAGTCCTGCGCGGACGCACCGCCCGAGGCGCTGCTGGACGTCTGGACCTGGTGGCAGGGCAGCTTCTCCTTCCCGGGGCGCCCGCGCAACCACCCCAACTTCCCCGAGCAGGACCTGCTGCGCTTCGCCGAGGACCCGCAGCCCCGGATGCGGCTGCTGGCGCTCGACGACAAGCGCTCGACGGCCGAACTGGTCGAACGGTTCGGCCGGGACCCCGACCCCGAGGTGCGGCTGCGGGCGGCCGAGGACCCGCGCCTGTCGGCGGCCTCCGCCGTCCGGCTGACTAAGGACGCCGACTCCGCCGTGCGCGGGCAGGCCAGGCGGCACCCGGCGCTGCCGGTGCCGGTCCTGCTCTCCCTGCTGCTGGCGCCGGAGAGCGCACGGGACGCCGCCGCGAACCGGGCGGTCCCGGCGGCGGTGATGCTGCGGATGGTCGAGCTGGCGCACCGTCGGCTCCGGTAGCGGGGAGGGGCCGGCGCACCGTCAGACCCCCTGGCGGGACTCGTCGGTGCGATGATGATCAATGTGCGGATAGAGCTCCTGGGACCACTGGAAGTGCGGGACGGCGACGGCCGGGCGGTCGCCGTGGGTGGGGCGACGGTGCGGGCGGTGCTGGCCCGGCTGGCGCTGGCCGGGGGGCGGGTGGTGAGCGGGCGGGCACTGGCGGCGGACCTGTGGGGCGACGAGGGCGGCGGCGGGAACGCGCTGCAGCGGCGGGTCTCGCGGCTGCGGGCGGCGCTGGAGCCCGGGGTGCTGCGCTCCGAGGGCGGCGGGTACCGGCTCGCCGTCGACGCCGAGCAGGTGGACGCGCTGCGCTTCCGTCGACTGGCCGCAGAGGGCCGGGCCGCGCTCGCGGCAGGCGCCCACGAACCGGCGGCGAGCCTGCTCCGGGAGGCTGAACAGCTGTGGCGCGGGCCCGCGTTGGCCGGCCTCGGCGACCCGCCGTTCGCCGCCGAGGAGGCGGGCCGGCTGGCGTCCGAGCGCCTGCTCGCCGCCGAGGACCGGTTCGACGCCGAGCTCGCCCTCGGCCGGGCCGCCGCGCTGGTCGGCGAGCTGGAGCGGCTGGCGGCGGCCGAGCCCTGGCGCGAGCGGTTGCAGGGGCAGCTGATGCGGGCGCTCCAGGCGACGGGCCGGCCGAGCGAGGCGCTGGCGGTCTACCGGCGGGTCCGCGCCGACCTCGCCGAGCAGCTCGGCATGGAGCCGGGCGTCGAACTGACGGCGATCCACCTCGACGTGCTGCGCCAGGTGCCCGCCCCGGCACCCGCCCCGCAGCGGCGGGTGCCCGCCCTCGTGACCAGCTTCGTGGGCCGCGAGGAGGAGTTGCGTCAGGTCGCCGAACTGCTGGAGCGCGGCCGCTTGGTGACGGTCGCCGGGCCCGGCGGCGCGGGGAAGACCCGGTTCGTCCGCGAGCTGCTGGCCGCCCGCCCGGGCGAGGCCTGGTTCGTCGACCTGGCCGCCGTCGGCGAACCCGCCTACCTGACCCAGGCGGTGCTGGTGACCGTCGGCCCGGCCCCGCTGACCGGCACCGCCGGTGATCCGGCCGACCGGGTGGTCGAGGCGCTGCGGCACCGCAGCGCGCTGCTGGTGCTGGACAACTGCGAGCACCTGGCCGAGGCCGTGGTCCGGCTGGTCGTCCGGCTGCTCGCCGACTGCCCGGAGCTGCGGATCCTGGCCACCAGCCGCGAGGTGCTCGGGCTGCCGGGCGAGCAGCAGTTCCCGCTGCCCGCACTGCGGTTGCCCGCCCGGGGCAGCGCGGCCGAGGAGGCGCTGCGGGCGCCGGCGGTGCGGCTGTTCGCCGACCGGGCGGCGGCGGTGCGGCCCGGCTTCGCGGTGCGGGCGGCCAACGCGGCGGCGGTGGTGGAGATCTGCCGCCGGCTCGACGGGCTGCCGCTGGCCATCGAGCTGGCGGCCGCCCGGGTGCGGATCCTCGACCCGGCCGAGATCGCCGCCCGGCTCGACGACCGCTTCCACCTGCTCGCCAACGCCGACCGCACCGCCCCGGCCCGCCACCAGACGCTGCGCGCGGTGGTCGACTGGAGCTGGTCGATGCTGGACGGGCCGGAGCGGGCGCTGGCCCGCCGGCTGACCGTCTTCGCGGGCGGCGCGACGCTGGAGGCCGTCGAGCGGGTCTGCGCGGACGGCGAACTCCCGCGCACCGCCGTGCTGGAGGTGCTCGCGGCGCTGGTCGACAAGTCGCTGGTCGAGGTCACCGAGCCGGCCGTCGCCGGCACGGGAACCCGCTACCGGATGCTCGACACCATCCGCGCCTACTGCGCCGAGGAGTTGGCGGCGGCCGGCGAGGCCGAGCGCTGGCAGCGGGCGCACGGCGACTACTGGACCGGGTTCGCCCGAGCCGCCGAGCCGCTGCTCCGCACGGCCGACCAACTGCCGTGGCTGGACCGGCTGCGGGCCGAGCACGCCAACCTGTTCGCGGCGCTGCGCCGCGCCCTGGACGACGAGCGGAACGAGACCGCACTGCGGCTCTGCGCGGCGCTGATGTGGCCGTGGATGCTGCAGGGCGGGCGGTACGACTACGCGATGGTGGACCGGGTGCTCGCCCTGCCCGGCGGCGAACTGCCCACCGAGCGGACGGTGATCGCCACCGCGCACGCCATGGTGCTCATGGTCTTCGCGGGCTGGGCGGCCGAGTTGGGGCAGCGGGCGCTGGTGCGGGCCCGGGAGCACGCGGACCGTGCGGAGCCCGGGGCGCACCCGGCGCTGGCGTTCGTGGAGCCGCTGGACGCGCTGCTGGCCCGCGACCCGGTGCGGGCCCGCCGGGAGCTGACGGCGGCGCTGGTCGGGGCCGAGCCGTGGACCGAGGCGCTGGCGCTCCTGCTGCGCGGGTTCGTCGAGGCGGGGCTGGGTGAACCGGCCCGGGCGCGGGCGGACGTCGGGCGGGCCCGCGAGGTGTTCACGCTGCTCGGCGACCGCTGGGGCCGCTACCTGGCCGCCCAGTGGCTCGCCCCGCTCACCGGCGACCCGGCGGCCGCCGCCGACTGCTACCGCGAGGCGCTGGACTGCCTGGCCGAGTTGGGCATGACCCGGCACGTGCCGGTGGTGGTCGCACAGCTGGGCACCGAGCTGCTGCGGGCCGGCGATCCGGCCGGGGCCCGCGCCGAGCTGACCCGGGCGCTGGCGCTCGCCGAGCAGACCGAGAACCTGGCCGCAGCGGTCTGGGCGAGCAGCGGGATGATGGAACTCGCGCAGCAAGCCGGGGACTTCGCCGAGGTCCGGCAGCGATTCGAGCAGCTGCGGCGGGCGCTGGCGCACGGGCCGAGCGCGACCGGGCTGCTGCCCGCGATGCTGTCGCGGGCCGCCGCGGCGATGCTGCGCGAGGACGGGTCGGACGGTGCCCGGGACTTGCTGCGTCAGGGCGTCGAGATCGTCAGGGGCGCCCCCGGCAGTCAGGCCGCGCCCGGCACCCCCGGGCGCCGCGCCGCCCTGCGGACCCTGGCCGAGGCCGCCCTCGCCGACGGCGACCCCGCCCACGCGGCCACCCTGCTGGGCCTCGCCGTCACCTTGGACGGTGACGACCGGTCGGCCTGACCGGCCCCCACCCCGTTGTCAGCCCGCTGTCCGCGAACCGTCAGGCCCCGCCCGGATGCTGGACGGCGCGGGGCACGACGAGGTGAGCACGGGGGACGTGGGGCATGCGATTCGGGTTGCTGGGGCCGGTCGAGGTGTGGGACCGGGCGGGGCGGACTGCGGGGATCCCGGCGGCGAAGCAGCGGGCACTGCTCGCCTGCCTGCTGCTGCGGGCGAACACGCCGGTGGGCATGGACGTGCTGATCGACCAGCTGTGGGACGGCGCCGCCCCGCCCAGCGCCCGGACGGCGGTGTTCAACTACCTCGCCCGGCTGCGCCGCCGGCTCGGCCCGCAGGCGGCGGCCCGGCTGCGCAGCGAGGCCGGCGGCTACCGGCTGGAGCTGCCGGAGCCCGCCGAGGCCGACCACCTGCACGCCGCCGCCCTGGAGCGGGCCGCCCAGCAGGCGCTGGCCCGCGCCGACTGGTCCGCCGCCACCGCGCTGGCCGGCCGCGCGCTGGGCCTGTGGCGCGGCGAGCCGTTGCAGGACGTCACCGGCGACCGGCTGCGCGCCGAGCACCTGCCGGGCCTGGAGGCGTTGCGGCTGCGGCTGGCCGAACTGCGGATCGACGCGGCGCTCGGCGCCGGCCGGTTCGACCGCGCGGTGCCCTGGCTGCAGGAGCTGACCGCCCGTCACCCGCTGCGCGAGCCGCTCCAGGTGCGCAAACTGCTGGCGCTGCACGGGGCGGGCCACCGGGCCGAGGCGCTGGCCGACTACCACGGCTTCCGCGGGCTGCTCCGCGAGGAGCTCGGCGTCGGCCCGACCCGCCTGCTCCAGGAGGTGCACCAGCTGGTGCTGCTCGACGCCGCTCCGGCCGCCGTGCTGGAGACCTGGCGGGTGGCCCAGCGGCTGCCGGCCGGCCGGGCGGCGGGCTACCGGCCGCTGCCCCGCCAACTGCCCCGGCTGCCCCGCCGGGTGGTCGGCCGCGACGCCGAGCTGGCCGAACTGCGGGCGATCCTCGCCGGGCGCGCCCAGGTGGCGCTGCTGACCGGCCCGGCCGGGGTGGGCAAGAGCACGCTGGCGCTGGCCTGGGCGCACGGCGCGGCCGGCGACTTCCCGGACGGCCAACTGCACCTGGACCTCGGCGCGCACGCCCCGGACGGCCCGCTGGACGAGCACGACGCGGTGCTGGTGCTGCTGGACTGCCTGGGCGTGCCGGTGGACCGCCGCCCGGCCACCGCGGCGGGCCGGGCCGCGCTCTACCGCAGCACGGTCGCCGACCGCCGGCTGCTGCTGGTGCTGGACGACGCCCGGGACGCCGCGCAGATCCGCCCGCTGCTGCCGGCCGGCCCGTCCTGCCGGACCGTGGTGACCAGCCGTCACCCGCTCGACCCCCTGGTCGCGCTGGACGGCGCGGAGCCGCTGCCGCTCGGCGCGCTGACCCCGGACGGGGCCCGCGAGCTGCTGCTGCACCGGCTGGGCACCGACCGGACGACGGGTCAGGAGGCCGCGCTGGTCGCCCTGGTGGAGCGGTGCGGCCGGCTGCCGCTGGCGCTGGCCGCCGTGGCGGCGGGTGCCGCAGCGCGGCCGCAGCTCTCGCTGGAGGTGCTGGCGGCCGACCCGGGCCGGCTGCTCTCGGCGGAGACCGCGCACCTGCGCGGCCTGCTCGGCCCGGCGGCGGCCGCGCCCGCGCGCGATAGTGCGGCGTTACTGCCTACCCCTAGCGTCGCTGACTGAAACCGGAACAGGGGGAGCGATGGAGACCCGTCGGCTAGTGGTGGGGATCAGCGGTGCGACCGGCTTGGTGTACGGGACGCGGGTGTTGGAGCTGGCCCGCAAGGCGGGGGTGGAGACCCACCTGGTCGTCACCCCCGCCGGGCAGCAGACCAGGGCCTACGAGACCGACCTGACGGCGCGTGACCTGGCGGCGATGGCGGACGTGGTGCACCGCCCGGCGGACATCGGCGCCGCGATCGCCTCCGGCTCGTTCCGCACCATGGGCATGATCGTGGCGCCGTGCTCGATCCGCACCCTGTCGGCGATCGCCCACGCCAACGGCGACAACCTGCTGACCCGGGCGGCGGACGTGACCCTCAAGGAGCGCCGGCGGCTGGTGCTGCTGGTGCGGGAGACCCCGCTGACCCTCGGTCACCTGCGGGCGATGACGGCCGTCACCGAGTCCGGCGGCATCGTGATGCCGCCGGTGCCGGCCTTCTACCTGCGTCCGCGCACCGTCGAGGAGTTGGTCGAGCACACCGCGGGCCGGGCCCTGGACCTGCTCGGCATCGACGTCCCGGACCTGCCCCGCTGGGGCGAGTGACCCCTTGCCCGACCGTACGACACCGGAGGCCAGAGCCATGAAGCACCTGAAGAGCCTGCGCGAGTTCATCGACGAACTGGCGAGAGCGGGCGAGGTCCAGGAGATCGACAAGGAGGTGGACTGGAGCCTGGAGATCGGCGCGGTGGCCCGCCGCTCCTACGAACTGCGGGCCCCGGCACCGCTGTTCAACACCATCAAGGGCATCGAGAAGGGCTTCCGGGTGCTCAGCGCCCCGGCCGGCCTGTCCGCCCGGCCGGGCCAGGTCTACAGCCGGATCGCGCTGGCCCTGGGCCTGCCGGCCGATGCCAAGGGCGCGGACATCGTGACCGCGCTGGCCGACGCCCGGCAGCGCGAGCCGATCCCGCCGCGGGTGCTGGAGACCGGCCCGTGCAAGGAGAACATCATGAAGGGCGACGAGGTCGACCTGCTGAAGTTCCCCACCCCGCTGATCCACGACGGCGACGGCGGCCGCTACATCCAGTCCTTCGGGATGAACATCGCCAAGACCCCGGACGGGTCCTGGACCAACTGGTCGATCAACCGGATGATGCTGGTCGACCGCAACCGGCTGGCCTGCCTGATCCCGCCGCCGCAGCACCTGGGCATGATCCGGGCGCTCTGGGAGCGGCAGGGCGAGCCGATGCCGATCGCGGTGGCGCTCGGGGTGGAGCCGGGCCTGCCGTTCGTCGGCGGCATGCCGATCCCCGAGGGCGAGGACGAATCGGCCTTCCTCGGCGCCTACTTCGGCGAGCCGCTGGAGCTGGTGCGGGCCGAGACGGTGGACCTGCTGGTGCCGGCCACCGCCGAGATCGTGATCGAGGGCTACGTCTCGCTGACCGACACCTTCGAGGAGGGGCCGATGGGGGAGTACCCCGGCTACCTCGACGCGGGCAGCCACTCGCCCAAGCCGGTGCTGCACGTGACCGCCGTGACCCACCGCAACGACCCGATCCTGCCGGTCGCGGTGGCGGGCGCGCCGGTCGAGGAGGACCACACCGGCTGGGGCATGCCGCACGCCGCCGAGATGGTGCACGTGCTGCGCCAGGCCGAACTGCCGGTCTCCGCCTGCTGGGGCGTGCTGGAGTCGGCCTGCCACTGGTGGGTGGTGGCGCTCACCCCGGACTGGCACGAGCGCTCCGGCCTGACCTCGCAGGAGATGGCCCAGCGGGTCGGCGAGGTGGTCTTCGGGTCCGGCAAGCTGGCCTTCGGGGTGCCCAAACTGCTGCTGGTGGAGCACGACTTCGACATCGCCGACCCGAACCAGCTGATCTGGGCCTTCGCCACCCGCTCGCACCCCGAGCACGGCGAGGCGCTCTTCCCCCACCAGTCGCAGAACATCATCCCGGTCTACCTGGACGAGCACGAGCGGCTCAGCTACCACGCCACCAAGGTGGTCTACAACTGCCTGCTCGCGGACCGCTTCCCGGTGGGCGGGCGGCCGGTGGCCTCGGACTTCGCGCACAACTGGCCGGCCGAGCTGCAGCAGTACGTGATCGACAACTGGCAGGCGTACGGCTACCGCTGACCGACCGTCAGAACGCCTGGAATTCAGAGCTCCTGGAAAGAGGGAAAGCAAACGATGACCACCACCACCCTGCCCGGCTCGCCGCCGCTCGGCCCGGACTCGCGCACCGTCGCGCCCGGGCGGCTGCTGATCGGCGGCAGCTGGCGCGAGGCGCTCTCCGGCGAGCGCCAGGAGACCGTCAACCCCGCCACCGAGCAGGTGACCACCACGGTGGCCCGGGCCGGTGCGGCCGACGCGGCGCTCGCCGCCGAGGCCGCCCGGCAGGCCTTCGACGACGGCCGGTGGAGCGAGATGCCCGGCTCTCAGCGGGCCAAGGTGCTGAACCGGGTCGCCGACCTGATCGAGCAGCGGGCCGAGGAGCTGGCCTTCCGCGAGGTCGTGGACATGGGCAAGCTGTGGCGGGACGCGATGACCATCGACATCCCGCACATCGCCAACATGTTCCGCTACTTCGCCGGCTGGACCACCAAGTTGGAGGGCGCGGTCAAGACCGTGGAGCCGGTCGGCGCCTACGGCCGGACCATGGCCTTCACCCAGCGCCAGCCGCTCGGCGCGGTCGCCGCCGTGACCCCGTTCAACTTCCCGCTGATCCTGACGGTCAGCAAGATCGCGCCGGCCCTGGCGGCCGGCAACTCCTTCATCCACAAGCCGTCCTCGGACACCCCGCTCTCCTCGATCACGCTGGCCGAGATCATGCTGGAGGCGGGCGTGCCGGAGGGCGTCTACAACCTGCTGACCGGCGGCGGCGCGGAGGTCGGCCGGGCGCTGGTCACCGACCCGCGGATCGACAAGATCGCGCTCACCGGCTCCACCGGCACCGGCCGCTCGATCATCCGGGACTCGGCCGACACCCTCAAGCACCTCACCATGGAGCTCGGCGGCAAGAGCCCGGACATCGTCTTCGCCGACGCCGACCTGGAGCGGGCGGTCACCACCGCGTTCTACGCGATCTTCTGGAACAAGGGCGAGGTCTGCGTGGCCGGCTCCCGGCTGCTGGTCCAACGGCCGGTCTACGACGAGGTGGTGGAGCGGCTGACCGCGATGTGCGCGGCCGCCCGCACGGGTGACCCGTTCGACCCGGCCAGCGACTTCGGGCCGATCGCGACCAAGCGCGAGTTCGACAAGGTGCTGGACTACATCCGGATCGGCCGGGAGGAGGACGGGGCCAGGCTGGTGGCCGGCGGGGAGCCGCTGACCGTCGACGGCCGGGGCTGGTACGTGCGGCCGACCGTCTTCGCGGACGCCCGCAACGACATGCGGATCGCCCAGGAGGAGATCTTCGGCCCGGTCCTGCCGGTGATCCCGTTCGACACCGAGGACGAGGCCGTCGCGCTCGGCAACGACACCCCCTACGGTCTGGCGGCGGGCGTGCAGACCCGGGACGTGGCCAAGGCGCTTCGGGTGGCCCGGCGGCTGGACGCGGGCACGGTGTGGATCAACACCTGGCACCTCTACGACCCGTCGGCCCCGTTCGGCGGCTTCAAGGCCAGCGGCTACGGCCGGGAGAACGGTCCGGAGGCCTTCGAGAACTACACCCAGCTCAAGACCACCTGGCTGAGCCTGGAGTCCTGACCTGCCGCGCGGCCCCGGCGGCCCGGTCTCGCCCCTGGGCGGACCGGGTCGTTCCGCATATGATCATGCCTCGTACCGAGCGGGGGAGAACCATCCATGATCACGTTGTCCGCAGAGCCCATGACCTGGGTGTTCGCCGGTGACAGCATCACCCAGGGCGTGCTGCACACCCGCGGCGCGCGCAGCTGGCCCGAGCACGTGGGCGAGCGGATCCACTGGCAGCTCGACCGGCTCACCGACGCGGTGATCAACACCGGCGTCTCCGGCTGGCGGGCCCGCGACGTGCTGGCCCACTACGACCACCTGATCGGCCGTTACCACCCCGACGTGCTCTCGATCTCGCTCGGCACCAACGACGCGCGGGCCGGGCAGGCCGGCCTGGACGAGTTCCGCGACTCGCTGCGGGAGATCGTCCGCCGCAGCGCCGGCGCCCGGATCGTGCTGCACACCCCCGCGGTGGTCGCGCTGGCCGGCCGGGCCGCCCGCTCCGAGCTGCCCGCCTACTGCCAGGCGGTGCGGGAGATGGCCGCCGAGACCGGCGCGCTGCTGGTCGACCACGAGGCGTACTGGCTGGCCGCGTTCCCCGACGGCGAGGCCTTCGCCTGGCTGGACGACCCGGCGCACCCGAACGCCGTCGGCCACCGGAAGATGGCCGACCACACGCTGCGGGTGCTCGGGCTGGGGGAGCTGGACGAGCTCTGAGCCGCCGGCTGTCGGCTGTCGGTGTCGGGGTGCAGACTGTGATCATGGTGATACTGCGATGAGCGCCGACCTGACGGCCGACCAGCTGACGGCCGATCAGCTGAAGGCCGCCTGCCTGGCGCTGAACGGCGCCGAGGAGACCTTCCCGTTCGGCCCGGAGACCTCCGTCTTCAAGGTCGGCGGCAAGGTCTTCGCGATCAGCGCGCTGGACGGGCTGCCGCTCAAGGTCAGCCTGAAGTGCGACCCCGACCTGGCCGTCCGGCTGCGCGCCGACTACCCGGGGATCACCCCGGGCTGGCACCTGAACAAGCGGCACTGGAACACGGTGCTGCTGGACGGCTCGGTGCCGCACCGGCTGGTGGCGGAGCTGATCGAGGACTCCTACGACCTGATCGTCGCCAAGCTGCCGCGCCGTCAGCAGCTGGCCCTCGACTGGCCGGGCCTGCACCCGGGAGAGGCCACCGAAGCGGACCGCGCCTGACGCCGGGGCTCAGGCTCGGCGGCGCACCTTCCACTCGCCGGAGCCGAGGATCAGCCAGCCGACGCCGTCGCAGTCGGGGCAGCGTTCCGGCAGGTCGTAGCTGCCGGTGGTGATCGTGCCGTCGCCGTGGCGGCGCAGGCCGGCCCGGGCGCGGTGCTGGACGCCGCCGGCGCAGCACGGGCAGAGCAGGCGGAACTGGACGAAGCCCGGCGGGCGGCGCCCCGATCGGTCCTGGTTCATCTGCTCCTCCCCGGCCGGACCGGTGGTCGGTCCGGTGATCGGCCCGGTGATCGGTCCGATGGTCGATTCGGCGGTCGATCCGATGGTCGGTTCGTTTGCGTCAGCCGATCAGTATCACGGCCGCCCGTCCGGCAGAAGACGGGTGTCAATCCCTGGGCCGAACCTGTTCGGGACCGGCACGAACCGTGCCCGATTCCGCCCGGTTCCGGCGGGTACGGGTCAGCCGCCCGCGGTCCGCCGGGCCTCCAGGCCGTCCAGCACCCGCTCCAGGCCGTACCGGAACCGGGCCTCCATGGCCGGACCGCTGATCACGTCGGCCAGTTCGGTCAGGTTGGGGTACCGGTCCGGCGGCAGCGCGCGCAGCTCGGCGCCGGCCGCGGCGGCGATCTCGCCGCGGCTGGTGCCGGTGGTCTCCGCGGCGGCCAGCGGCGCCGTCTCCTGGAGCACCACGCCCTGCACGTAGGCGCTCAGCGTGTAGGTGGCGAGCGCGGCGTCCTCGGGCGAGAAGCCGGCCTCGCGCAGCCGGTCCAGCTGCTCCTCCAGCAGCCGCAGGATGTTCGGTCCGAGCACGAACCGCCCGCAGACCACCTTGGCCGAGTCCCGGATGCCGTGCAGGTGCTGACGGTAGATCACGCAGTACTCGCGGAACTGGTCCCGCCAGGGGCCCTCGCGCGGCGGTGCCTCGGCGTCGGCCAGCAGCTCGTCGGCGAGCAGGTCGAGCAGCTCCTCCTTGTTGCGCACGTGCCAGTAGAGCGAGGCCGCCTTGACGTCGAGCTCGGCGGCCACCTTCCGCATGGACAGGCCCGCGATGCCCTCCTGCTCCAGCACCCGCCGCGCCGCCCGGGCGATCGCCTCCCTGGTCAGGGCTCCGTCCACCAGTACCTCCCGCGTTCCTCGCGCCTGCGTCGGCCGTCCCCGCGAAATCTATCGGCTTGCGAATCTAACAGTGTTAGGTGCACGCTGGCGGCATCGAGTGGAACTAACACTGTTAGGGGGACGGGATGGACATGCCCGCCGCGCGCCGCAAGACGGTGCTCGCCTGCCTCTGCGCCACGCTGTTCATGGCGATGCTGGACAACGTCGTGGTCAACACCGCGCTGCCCCGGATCGGCGAGCGGCTGCACGCCGGCGTCAGCAGCCTGCAGTGGGTGGTGGAGGGCTACAGCCTGGTCTACGCCGCCCTGCTGCTCACCGGCGGCAGCCTCGGCGACCGGTTCGGCCGCACCCGGGTCTACCTGATCGGCCTCGGGCTCTTCACCGCCGGCTCGGCCGCCGCCGCGCTCTCCCCGGGGATCGGCGCGCTGGTCGCCGCCCGCGGCCTGCAAGGAGTCGGCGCGGCGCTGCTCACCCCGGGCAGCCTGGCGATCATCCGGCAGGTCTTCACCGACGAGCGGGAGCGGGCCAAGGCGATCGGCACCTGGTCCAGCGTCTCCGCGCTCGGACTGACCGTCGGCCCGGTGATCGGCGGGCCGATCGTCCAGCACGTGGGCTGGGCCGGGGTGTTCTGGATCAACGTGCCGATCGGCCTGGCCGCGCTGCCCGTCGCCGCCCGGACGCTGCCCCGGCTGCCCGGCCGGGCCCGCGGGCTCGACCTGCCCGGCCAGCTGCTCTCCGCGCTCGGCGTCGGCGGCCTGGTCTATGCCCTGGTCGAAGGGCCCGGGAAGGGCTGGACCGACCGCTGGGTGCTCGCCGCCGGCGCGCTCGCGGCGGTCGGCCTGCTCGCCTTCCTGCTGGTCGAGCGGCGCACCGCGGAGCCGATGTTCGACCTGCGGATGGTCCGCGACCGGGTGCTGGTCGGGGCCGAGCTCAGCGGGTTCGTGATCAGCTTCGGGGTGTTCGGCGCGCTCTTCTTCCTCCCGCTGCTGATGCAGGGCCTGATGGGCTGGAGCCCGACCGCCGCCGGCATCGCCGCGCTGCCCAACACGGCGATGATCGTGGTCGCGGCGCCGGTGGCCTCCGCACTCAGCACCCGGTTCGGACCGAGGTACGTGGTGGTCACCGGGCTCGGGCTGGGCGCCCTCGCGCTGGCCGGCCTGTCCTGTTACGGCAGCCACGCGCACTACCTGGAGTACATCTGGGTGCTGATGGTGCTCGGCCTCGGCATGGGGCTCACCTTCACCCCGGTCTCGATCGCCGTGCTGCGCCGGGTGCCGCCGCAGCAGGCCGGGATGGCCTCCGCCACCGTGAACACCATGCGCGAGCTCGGCGGGGTGGTCGGCGTGGCCGCGCTCGGGGCGGTGCTCAGCAGCCGGATGACGGCCTCGCTCACCGGGCCGCTGGAGCGGCTCGGCGGCACCGGCGCGCAGGCCCACCAGATCGCCCGGGCGTTCAGCGGCGGCACCGGGGCCGGGCTGCCGGGTGCCGTCCGGGTCGCCGCCGCCGAGTCGTTCGTGGACGGCCTGCACCTGGCGATGCGCTGCGGCGCGGGCGCCCTGGCGGTCGCCGCGGTGGTCGTCGCCGTGCTGCTGAAGCCGGTCGGTTCGCCCCTGCCGGCCGCGCCCGCGCCGGCTGCGGAATCCGTTCCGGTCGGGGCCCGGGACTGACCCGCGGCGGCCGATCGGGGGCCGCGATGCTGGTCAGCGGGGGTCCGTGCCGAGTACGGATCCGCCGCTGGCTAGCATGGAGGTACTGCCTGGCTACCCTCGAAAGATTGAACCTGTGACTGTCAACGAAGACGTGTTCACGAACTGGATGCACCGCGAGGAGATCGCGGAGTCGATGATCCCGATCATCGGGAAGCTGCACCGTGAGCGCGATGTCAATGTCGTGCTGCACAGCCGCTCCCTGGTGAACAAGTCGGTGGTCAGCATCCTGAAGACCCACCGTTTCGCCCGCCAGATCGACGGCGAGGAGCTCTCGGTCACCGAGACCATGCCGTTCCTTCAGGCCCTCACCACCCTCGATCTGGGCCCGTCGCAGATCGACCTGGCGCTGCTCGCGGCCAACTACAAGGCCGACTCGCGCGGCCTGTCGGTCGCGGAGTTCACCGCCGAGGCGGTGGCCGGCGCGACCGGTGAGAACAAGCTGCAGCGCGCCGCCTCGCGCGACGTGGTGCTCTACGGCTTCGGCCGGATCGGCCGCCTGCTGACCCGTCTGCTGATCGAGAAGGCCGGCTCCGGCAACGGCCTGCGGCTGCGCGCCATCGTGGTGCGCCGCAGCGGCGACGAGGACCTGGTCAAGCGCGCCTCGCTGCTGCGCCGCGACTCGATCCACGGCCAGTTCCAGGGCACCATCACCGTGGACGAGGCCAACAACAAGATCATTGCCAACGGCAACGAGATCACCGTGATCTACTCCGACGACCCGTCGACGGTGGACTACACGGCCTACGGCATCAACGACGCGATCCTGATCGACAAC belongs to Kitasatospora viridis and includes:
- a CDS encoding AfsR/SARP family transcriptional regulator, coding for MRFGLLGPVEVWDRAGRTAGIPAAKQRALLACLLLRANTPVGMDVLIDQLWDGAAPPSARTAVFNYLARLRRRLGPQAAARLRSEAGGYRLELPEPAEADHLHAAALERAAQQALARADWSAATALAGRALGLWRGEPLQDVTGDRLRAEHLPGLEALRLRLAELRIDAALGAGRFDRAVPWLQELTARHPLREPLQVRKLLALHGAGHRAEALADYHGFRGLLREELGVGPTRLLQEVHQLVLLDAAPAAVLETWRVAQRLPAGRAAGYRPLPRQLPRLPRRVVGRDAELAELRAILAGRAQVALLTGPAGVGKSTLALAWAHGAAGDFPDGQLHLDLGAHAPDGPLDEHDAVLVLLDCLGVPVDRRPATAAGRAALYRSTVADRRLLLVLDDARDAAQIRPLLPAGPSCRTVVTSRHPLDPLVALDGAEPLPLGALTPDGARELLLHRLGTDRTTGQEAALVALVERCGRLPLALAAVAAGAAARPQLSLEVLAADPGRLLSAETAHLRGLLGPAAAAPARDSAALLPTPSVAD
- a CDS encoding BTAD domain-containing putative transcriptional regulator, with product MRIELLGPLEVRDGDGRAVAVGGATVRAVLARLALAGGRVVSGRALAADLWGDEGGGGNALQRRVSRLRAALEPGVLRSEGGGYRLAVDAEQVDALRFRRLAAEGRAALAAGAHEPAASLLREAEQLWRGPALAGLGDPPFAAEEAGRLASERLLAAEDRFDAELALGRAAALVGELERLAAAEPWRERLQGQLMRALQATGRPSEALAVYRRVRADLAEQLGMEPGVELTAIHLDVLRQVPAPAPAPQRRVPALVTSFVGREEELRQVAELLERGRLVTVAGPGGAGKTRFVRELLAARPGEAWFVDLAAVGEPAYLTQAVLVTVGPAPLTGTAGDPADRVVEALRHRSALLVLDNCEHLAEAVVRLVVRLLADCPELRILATSREVLGLPGEQQFPLPALRLPARGSAAEEALRAPAVRLFADRAAAVRPGFAVRAANAAAVVEICRRLDGLPLAIELAAARVRILDPAEIAARLDDRFHLLANADRTAPARHQTLRAVVDWSWSMLDGPERALARRLTVFAGGATLEAVERVCADGELPRTAVLEVLAALVDKSLVEVTEPAVAGTGTRYRMLDTIRAYCAEELAAAGEAERWQRAHGDYWTGFARAAEPLLRTADQLPWLDRLRAEHANLFAALRRALDDERNETALRLCAALMWPWMLQGGRYDYAMVDRVLALPGGELPTERTVIATAHAMVLMVFAGWAAELGQRALVRAREHADRAEPGAHPALAFVEPLDALLARDPVRARRELTAALVGAEPWTEALALLLRGFVEAGLGEPARARADVGRAREVFTLLGDRWGRYLAAQWLAPLTGDPAAAADCYREALDCLAELGMTRHVPVVVAQLGTELLRAGDPAGARAELTRALALAEQTENLAAAVWASSGMMELAQQAGDFAEVRQRFEQLRRALAHGPSATGLLPAMLSRAAAAMLREDGSDGARDLLRQGVEIVRGAPGSQAAPGTPGRRAALRTLAEAALADGDPAHAATLLGLAVTLDGDDRSA
- a CDS encoding UbiX family flavin prenyltransferase, which produces METRRLVVGISGATGLVYGTRVLELARKAGVETHLVVTPAGQQTRAYETDLTARDLAAMADVVHRPADIGAAIASGSFRTMGMIVAPCSIRTLSAIAHANGDNLLTRAADVTLKERRRLVLLVRETPLTLGHLRAMTAVTESGGIVMPPVPAFYLRPRTVEELVEHTAGRALDLLGIDVPDLPRWGE